Proteins from a genomic interval of Anatilimnocola floriformis:
- a CDS encoding SIR2 family protein, which yields MFDFYRRCRDSSWAFIRNWENIEELYTQADLLRLSGVDLMPIGRRLVSPDELCKHISWCIWEMYRTFNGTRPWANIARMVENAGLNLSIITTNYDLVCEASLVNEMRCFVYPGFEKLTDRLTSELKQPVNIYPDVDKNVIPIIKLHGSVNWFQGKKKWGAFNGIDSRIPHSKLSGLGFARAEMVNICKEQRGGDADWSDPTPAIIPPMLGKSSSAPVIQQNWRAAIGALTRARQVWIIGYSFPATDAFMLRLLTEGLAENTDLEKLIISDIQKHSEWEGRLSSMFQDSFRKQSQRYISFASDGLLDVLSQTKLDEWP from the coding sequence ATGTTCGATTTCTATCGTCGCTGCAGGGATTCGAGTTGGGCATTCATTCGTAACTGGGAGAACATCGAAGAACTCTACACGCAAGCTGACTTATTGCGTTTGTCCGGCGTCGATTTGATGCCTATCGGCAGACGGCTCGTGAGTCCGGACGAGCTTTGCAAGCATATTTCGTGGTGCATCTGGGAGATGTACCGGACATTCAACGGTACACGACCTTGGGCGAACATTGCACGGATGGTGGAAAACGCGGGACTGAATCTCTCGATTATCACGACAAACTACGACTTGGTCTGCGAGGCATCACTCGTCAATGAAATGCGTTGCTTTGTCTATCCAGGATTTGAGAAGCTCACGGACCGGCTAACGAGCGAGCTGAAACAACCAGTAAATATTTATCCAGATGTCGATAAAAATGTCATCCCCATCATCAAACTACATGGTTCAGTGAATTGGTTTCAGGGAAAAAAGAAGTGGGGGGCATTTAATGGAATTGACTCTCGTATTCCGCACTCGAAGTTATCGGGGCTAGGATTTGCCCGCGCGGAGATGGTGAATATTTGCAAAGAGCAGCGAGGTGGCGACGCAGATTGGTCCGATCCGACACCGGCAATCATCCCCCCAATGCTTGGAAAGAGTTCTAGCGCTCCTGTAATTCAACAGAACTGGAGAGCAGCCATTGGTGCACTGACGCGTGCACGTCAAGTGTGGATCATAGGTTACAGCTTTCCCGCCACGGACGCGTTCATGCTCCGGTTGTTGACAGAAGGGTTAGCCGAGAACACCGACCTCGAAAAGCTTATAATTAGCGATATTCAGAAGCATTCGGAATGGGAAGGAAGATTATCGAGCATGTTTCAAGACTCATTCAGAAAGCAGAGTCAGCGATACATTTCATTCGCGTCAGATGGACTCCTTGACGTTCTGTCGCAGACCAAACTCGATGAGTGGCCATGA
- a CDS encoding DEAD/DEAH box helicase has translation MLASLTEAGYEYPTQIQAGLIPLALEGVDVVGQARTGTGKTASFAIPIIEQLYLGPDAQHPQALVLVPTRELAVQVRDEFVKLAFGRPIKSAAVYGGKPIRSQIDKLREGVHVVVGTPGRVLDHLARGTIQMDELEIVVLDEADRMLDIGFRPDIEKILRRCPKDRQTLLLSATVPPPIAKLAERYMVEPETLNFSPKELAVETIEQFYYTVDGNRKFDLLQRLLERENPRQAIVFCRTKRGTEKIFQRLSKKLSNVGCIHGDMNQSARDRVMRGFRDASITYLIATDVVGRGIDVSAVSHIINFDIPAFSDDYVHRVGRTGRMGREGVAYTFVCPDEGPELTRIEQRINIQLKRGEMENFEMVSGPMPRGVGPDGEELAEGPPPPPPPTSLMRRPPKRYRRGV, from the coding sequence ATGCTCGCCTCGCTCACCGAAGCCGGCTACGAATATCCCACGCAGATCCAAGCCGGCCTGATTCCGCTGGCCCTCGAGGGTGTCGACGTCGTCGGCCAGGCCCGCACCGGCACCGGCAAAACGGCATCGTTCGCGATTCCGATCATCGAGCAACTTTATCTCGGCCCTGACGCACAGCATCCGCAAGCGCTCGTCCTCGTTCCCACTCGCGAGCTCGCGGTGCAGGTTCGCGACGAGTTTGTGAAGCTCGCCTTCGGCCGGCCGATCAAGAGCGCTGCGGTCTACGGCGGCAAGCCGATCCGCTCGCAGATCGACAAGCTCCGCGAAGGTGTGCACGTCGTCGTCGGCACGCCCGGCCGCGTGCTCGATCACCTGGCCCGCGGCACCATCCAGATGGACGAGCTCGAGATCGTCGTCCTCGACGAAGCCGACCGCATGCTCGATATCGGCTTCCGGCCCGACATCGAAAAGATCCTCCGCCGTTGCCCCAAGGACCGGCAGACGTTGCTCCTCAGCGCCACCGTGCCGCCGCCGATCGCCAAGCTGGCCGAGCGGTACATGGTCGAGCCCGAAACGCTCAACTTCTCGCCCAAGGAACTCGCGGTCGAAACGATCGAGCAGTTCTATTACACGGTCGACGGCAACCGCAAATTCGACCTGCTGCAACGGCTGCTTGAGCGCGAAAATCCGCGGCAAGCGATCGTGTTCTGCCGCACCAAGCGAGGCACCGAAAAGATCTTCCAGCGGCTCAGCAAGAAGCTCTCAAACGTCGGCTGCATTCACGGCGACATGAATCAGAGCGCCCGCGACCGCGTGATGCGCGGCTTCCGCGATGCCTCGATCACCTACCTGATCGCCACCGACGTCGTCGGCCGCGGCATCGACGTCTCCGCCGTCTCGCACATCATCAACTTCGATATTCCCGCCTTCAGCGACGACTACGTCCACCGCGTCGGCCGCACCGGCCGCATGGGCCGCGAGGGCGTGGCTTACACGTTCGTCTGCCCCGATGAAGGCCCCGAGCTGACGCGCATCGAACAGCGGATCAACATCCAGTTGAAGCGCGGCGAGATGGAAAACTTCGAAATGGTCAGCGGCCCCATGCCGCGCGGCGTCGGCCCCGACGGCGAAGAACTCGCCGAAGGCCCACCGCCACCACCGCCGCCCACCAGCCTGATGCGCCGCCCGCCGAAGCGCTATCGCCGCGGCGTCTAA
- a CDS encoding efflux RND transporter periplasmic adaptor subunit, with the protein MKSSAIAAVVLALLFITQSGCGSHADSHEGAHAHEEGGEHHGHTILVTSALKKNVVNTQAYVCQIHSCQHIEVKAIEGGYLEDIRVKEGQAVKKGELMFKIQPVLFQAKLASEIAEVQRMQIEYDNAKALSDKNIVSPQELALKKAELAKAEAKVALARAELAFLDIKAPFNGIVDRQRNQLGSLIAEGDVLTTFSDNSLMWVYFNVPEARYLEYKAEIEADKTNPGDPNDHARNTQHLRIELKLANGNVFDQQGKIGAIEADFNNTTGNIAFRADFPNPNSLLRNGQTGTILIHRDLSGAIVIPQRATFEILAKQYAFVVDEKNVVHQRDLTILSEQDDIYVIKDGLKEGEKIILEGIRQVRDGDKIPEYEFRKPEEVLVNMKYPAE; encoded by the coding sequence ATGAAGTCTTCAGCCATCGCCGCCGTTGTTCTCGCACTGCTCTTCATCACCCAATCTGGCTGCGGTTCGCACGCCGATTCGCATGAAGGGGCTCACGCTCACGAGGAGGGTGGCGAACATCACGGCCACACGATTCTCGTCACCAGTGCGCTCAAAAAGAATGTGGTCAATACGCAGGCCTATGTCTGCCAGATCCACTCTTGTCAGCACATCGAAGTCAAAGCGATCGAGGGTGGATACCTCGAAGACATCCGGGTCAAAGAAGGCCAGGCGGTGAAGAAGGGAGAGCTGATGTTCAAAATTCAGCCGGTCCTCTTCCAGGCCAAGCTCGCCTCGGAAATCGCCGAAGTGCAGCGGATGCAGATCGAATACGACAACGCCAAGGCCTTGTCCGATAAAAACATCGTCTCGCCGCAGGAATTGGCGCTAAAGAAGGCCGAACTCGCCAAGGCCGAAGCCAAAGTTGCGCTCGCCCGGGCCGAGCTCGCCTTCCTCGACATCAAGGCTCCTTTCAACGGCATTGTCGATCGTCAGCGCAACCAGTTGGGCAGTCTCATTGCCGAGGGGGACGTGCTCACCACGTTCTCCGACAACAGCCTGATGTGGGTTTACTTCAACGTGCCCGAAGCCCGCTATCTCGAATACAAAGCCGAAATCGAAGCCGACAAAACGAACCCGGGCGATCCCAACGATCACGCTCGCAACACGCAGCACCTGCGCATCGAACTGAAGCTCGCCAACGGCAATGTCTTCGATCAGCAAGGCAAGATCGGCGCCATCGAAGCCGACTTCAACAATACGACCGGCAACATCGCGTTCCGGGCCGACTTTCCGAACCCCAACAGCCTCCTTCGCAACGGCCAAACGGGCACGATCTTGATTCACCGCGACCTGAGCGGCGCGATTGTGATTCCGCAGCGTGCCACCTTCGAAATTCTCGCCAAGCAATATGCCTTCGTGGTCGATGAGAAAAACGTCGTTCATCAGCGCGATCTCACGATCCTCTCCGAACAAGACGACATCTATGTGATCAAAGATGGTCTGAAAGAAGGCGAGAAAATCATTCTCGAAGGAATCCGCCAGGTCCGCGATGGCGACAAGATTCCGGAATACGAATTCCGCAAGCCTGAAGAAGTGCTTGTCAACATGAAATACCCCGCCGAATAG
- a CDS encoding DUF1552 domain-containing protein: MAEPSWRLSRRTLLRGAGVALALPWLEAMSHGAPAAAAQPKRFCGLFFGNGVGLPDKKHASFQDWHWFPHEAGADYKFTKSLDPLEPHRADLTIFGGLSHPTSRQLVGHNTADVWLSGADIRVNLDNSISLDQLVARQYGNQTRVPSLVLSSHGGVGPKSRTTTISFDGQGRAIPAESSPRSIFERLFERPSDQDRAARAKALASDKRRVDFLLDDARSLRNRLGRPDQQRLDEFLQSLSEVESRLVRAEDWLDKAMPEVDKTKINLDVSPKGPTDFIRTMFDLIVLAFETDTTRVATYQIAAEDGVGICDRFPSILGIGKKDGHHGVSHGPVEYWAEYDRYLAEQFAYFVNRLSAVRDRDGRILDDTLVLYGSGTSTTHNARNYPLILAGGKNLGIKHGRFIKQAEERPLGDLFVTMLHRLDIPVKKFADNAGEFTELV; this comes from the coding sequence ATGGCAGAACCATCCTGGCGACTGAGTCGGCGAACGCTGTTGCGCGGCGCGGGTGTGGCGCTGGCCCTGCCGTGGCTCGAAGCGATGTCGCACGGTGCGCCGGCGGCCGCTGCACAGCCGAAGCGGTTCTGCGGCCTGTTCTTTGGCAACGGCGTGGGGCTGCCCGATAAGAAGCACGCGTCGTTTCAAGACTGGCATTGGTTTCCACACGAAGCGGGCGCCGACTACAAGTTCACCAAGTCGCTCGATCCGCTCGAACCCCATCGCGCCGATCTGACCATCTTCGGCGGCCTGTCGCATCCGACCAGCCGGCAACTTGTCGGCCACAATACCGCCGATGTCTGGCTGTCGGGCGCCGATATTCGCGTGAACCTCGATAACTCGATCTCGCTCGATCAGCTCGTCGCTCGGCAGTATGGCAATCAAACCCGCGTGCCGTCGCTCGTCCTTTCGAGTCATGGCGGCGTGGGGCCAAAGAGCCGCACCACAACCATTTCGTTCGATGGCCAAGGCCGAGCGATTCCCGCCGAGTCTTCGCCGCGGAGCATTTTCGAGCGTCTCTTTGAACGTCCCAGCGATCAAGATCGCGCGGCCCGGGCCAAGGCGCTCGCCAGCGATAAGCGGCGCGTCGATTTTCTGCTCGACGACGCCCGCTCGCTCCGCAATCGCCTCGGCCGGCCCGATCAGCAGCGGCTGGATGAGTTTTTGCAATCACTCTCCGAAGTCGAAAGTCGCCTCGTCCGCGCCGAAGATTGGCTCGACAAAGCCATGCCCGAGGTCGACAAGACGAAGATCAACCTCGACGTCTCGCCCAAAGGGCCGACCGATTTCATTCGCACGATGTTCGATCTGATCGTGCTCGCCTTCGAGACCGATACGACCCGCGTGGCCACCTATCAAATCGCCGCCGAAGACGGCGTGGGGATTTGCGATCGCTTTCCGTCGATCCTCGGCATCGGCAAAAAGGATGGCCACCACGGCGTGTCGCACGGCCCTGTCGAATATTGGGCCGAGTACGACCGCTACCTGGCCGAGCAGTTTGCCTACTTCGTCAACCGCCTCTCCGCCGTCCGTGATCGCGACGGCCGAATTCTCGACGACACGCTCGTCCTCTACGGCAGCGGCACGAGCACCACGCACAACGCTCGCAACTATCCGCTGATCCTCGCCGGCGGCAAGAACCTGGGCATCAAGCACGGCCGCTTCATCAAGCAAGCCGAAGAACGACCGCTCGGCGACTTGTTCGTCACGATGCTCCACCGCCTCGACATTCCGGTAAAAAAATTCGCCGACAACGCCGGCGAGTTCACAGAACTGGTGTAG
- a CDS encoding DUF1592 domain-containing protein — protein MRIVPHHSLTATGLAIAIGWLGCCSAVAGELLKFDRVTPLLQKHCYSCHGGDKPKGDLRIDRLDPDLIKGKDGDHWREVLDRLNFGDMPPESEPAMSADDRELLVQWLVQERRRAARANNSTAHFRRLTRREYELSMQQLLGLPLPFASKLPEDGRSAEGFRNDGEMLRMSPRQYETYLQIADEALAEAIVSGPPPEVHRYRFTITGFNPNDLQIEALPRPDDRPGESFEYFRREGKDKAFRIWTMANREGKDKDRAFDGLLLPSAVQRHSEAAIRLPPSSFSLGFHRAFRTGETMIRIRVARVEPEKKTEEGEEEKKEEAPARLPLLTVAIGCTNYHAVELKTIGEPIVIDHTDFRTHEIRVRMETMPVPNVGPPADKNAAVLSAWNSARVIKGEVNPPRMKIEWIELETPFLETWPPAAHTNIVPANDENVAEADYARKVIERFAAKAYRRPLTTAELDRLLKYWSTSRPQADSLEQSLRETLGVVLSSPQFLGLAANNSAGAQQRLDDHELAARLSYFLWSSTPDDALLALAAKSQLHEPKILAAEVRRMIQDPRAWEFIEQFTEQWLELDRLQRVTVNKKHYPSFSDELAAAMRLETLHFFGEVLRTDGNIAQLIHSDFACVNDTLAAHYGIAGVTGSQFRRVSLEAGHHRGGLLTQASILTGTSDGSDGHPIKRGMWLLKNLLDETPPPPPPTVPELNRNDPKVRDLTIPQAIALHRESMACAGCHRKIDPWGLAFEEYDAVGNWQRDGVGATLRKQRTRHELDSASELPGGVKIDGIQALKEELLRTRQDDFRKALLRKTLAYSLGRSLTLDDLEAADSLAPTLKSRGDGLATLVELITASAAFQSK, from the coding sequence ATGCGCATCGTTCCCCACCACTCGCTGACCGCGACCGGCTTGGCTATTGCCATCGGCTGGCTGGGCTGCTGTTCAGCCGTTGCGGGGGAACTGCTGAAGTTCGACCGTGTCACGCCGTTGCTGCAAAAGCATTGCTACAGCTGCCACGGCGGCGACAAGCCCAAGGGCGATCTGCGGATCGACCGTCTCGATCCCGACCTGATCAAAGGGAAGGATGGCGATCATTGGCGCGAGGTGCTCGACCGTTTGAACTTCGGCGACATGCCGCCCGAGTCCGAGCCGGCGATGTCAGCCGACGATCGCGAGTTGCTCGTGCAATGGCTGGTGCAGGAACGCCGTCGCGCCGCGCGAGCCAATAACTCGACCGCTCACTTCCGCCGCCTCACCCGCCGCGAGTACGAGCTGAGCATGCAACAGCTCCTCGGCTTGCCGCTGCCGTTCGCCAGCAAGTTGCCCGAGGATGGCCGCTCGGCTGAAGGCTTTCGCAACGATGGCGAGATGCTGCGAATGTCGCCGCGGCAGTACGAAACCTATTTGCAAATCGCCGACGAAGCCCTCGCCGAAGCGATCGTCAGCGGCCCGCCGCCGGAAGTGCATCGCTACCGTTTCACGATCACCGGCTTCAATCCGAATGACCTGCAGATCGAAGCCTTGCCGCGGCCCGATGACCGGCCCGGCGAGTCGTTTGAATATTTCCGCCGTGAAGGCAAAGACAAAGCCTTCCGTATTTGGACGATGGCCAATCGCGAGGGCAAGGACAAAGACCGCGCCTTCGACGGCCTGCTCCTTCCGTCGGCCGTGCAGCGCCATTCCGAAGCCGCCATCCGTTTGCCGCCGTCCAGTTTTTCGCTCGGCTTTCATCGGGCCTTTCGCACCGGCGAGACCATGATTCGCATCCGCGTCGCCCGCGTGGAACCGGAGAAGAAAACCGAAGAGGGCGAAGAAGAAAAGAAAGAAGAAGCACCAGCGCGACTGCCGCTCCTCACTGTCGCCATCGGCTGCACGAACTATCACGCCGTGGAACTGAAAACCATCGGCGAGCCGATCGTGATCGATCACACCGATTTTCGTACGCACGAAATCCGCGTCCGCATGGAAACGATGCCCGTGCCGAACGTCGGCCCGCCGGCGGATAAAAACGCTGCCGTTCTCTCGGCGTGGAACTCGGCCCGCGTGATCAAAGGCGAAGTCAATCCGCCGCGGATGAAGATCGAATGGATCGAGCTCGAAACGCCGTTCCTCGAAACCTGGCCGCCAGCGGCGCACACAAATATCGTTCCTGCGAACGACGAGAACGTCGCAGAAGCTGATTACGCTCGCAAGGTCATCGAGCGTTTCGCCGCGAAAGCTTATCGTCGTCCGCTGACGACGGCCGAGCTCGATCGGCTGCTGAAATATTGGAGTACATCGCGGCCGCAAGCCGATTCGCTCGAACAAAGCCTGCGCGAAACGCTCGGCGTGGTTCTCAGCTCTCCGCAGTTCCTCGGACTCGCGGCCAACAACTCGGCCGGTGCTCAGCAGCGACTCGACGATCACGAACTCGCGGCCCGGCTGTCGTATTTCCTCTGGAGCAGCACGCCGGACGACGCGCTGCTCGCTCTCGCCGCGAAGTCGCAATTGCACGAGCCCAAAATCCTCGCAGCCGAAGTGCGGCGGATGATTCAGGATCCGCGAGCGTGGGAGTTCATCGAGCAATTCACCGAACAATGGCTGGAGCTCGATCGGCTGCAGCGCGTGACGGTGAACAAGAAGCACTATCCATCGTTCAGCGACGAGCTGGCCGCGGCGATGCGACTCGAAACGCTTCACTTCTTCGGCGAGGTGCTCCGCACCGATGGCAACATCGCGCAGCTGATTCATTCCGACTTCGCCTGCGTCAACGACACGCTCGCCGCGCACTACGGCATCGCCGGCGTCACGGGCTCGCAGTTCCGCCGCGTGTCACTCGAGGCTGGCCATCACCGTGGCGGCCTGCTCACTCAGGCGAGCATCCTCACCGGCACCTCTGATGGCAGCGATGGCCACCCGATCAAGCGCGGCATGTGGCTGCTGAAGAACCTGCTCGATGAAACGCCTCCGCCACCGCCACCGACCGTGCCGGAACTGAATCGCAACGATCCGAAGGTCCGCGACCTGACCATCCCGCAAGCGATTGCCCTGCATCGCGAGTCGATGGCCTGTGCCGGTTGCCATCGCAAGATCGATCCCTGGGGCCTCGCCTTTGAAGAGTACGACGCCGTCGGCAATTGGCAGCGCGATGGCGTGGGCGCGACGCTTCGCAAACAGCGCACGCGTCACGAGCTTGACTCTGCTTCGGAACTCCCCGGCGGTGTAAAGATCGACGGCATACAGGCGCTCAAAGAAGAGTTGCTTCGTACCCGGCAAGATGATTTTCGGAAGGCGCTGTTACGAAAAACGCTGGCTTATTCGCTGGGCAGGTCGCTCACACTCGACGATCTCGAAGCGGCCGATAGCTTGGCTCCCACGCTGAAGAGCCGCGGCGATGGCTTGGCGACGTTGGTGGAATTGATTACGGCGAGTGCTGCCTTTCAGTCGAAGTAG
- a CDS encoding efflux RND transporter permease subunit produces the protein MFTKFLHRPALAIVISLLILFMGGLAITSLPISQFPSVAPPSVVVSLSFPGASAKILVDSTLVILERAINGVPNMRYMTSAATSAGEATIMVTFEPGTDPDIAVVNVNNRLQAVKNQLPPIVDREGIIVMQNMPSMLMYVNVYSKDPKIDQNFLYNYVSVKLLPEIQRTRGVGRAQILGNRAYAMRVELDLERMRAYNVSSADVMEMIKKQSTIGSPGRLGQATGTTSQTIEYVLTWIGRYNKPEQYENIILRANEKGEILRLRDVAKITLGSSFYDLYSDFDGYPSASIVLKQSPGSNAADVIKQVKNKLKVFEKEEFPPDMYYDVSYDVSSFLDASIEKVLHTLFEAFILVSLVVFLFLGDFRSTLIPTLAVPVSLIGTFFFMSIFGMSINLITLFALVLAIGVVVDDAIVVVEAVHEKMHAKHLSPYAATREVVSEISGAIIAITLVMTAVFIPVCFMPGAVGVFYRQFALTMAMSIVLSGVVALTLTPVLCAMILKPHTKHASEKGLVAWLNRMIKSMFGNGANAARAALAVILGILCGYLVYECLHVELIHEVVGEQLPLTHHGHPEAWNSTEKVIGLIMAILFALTFRSMFSGSEPGEVKVRGPLGIFLHYFNWGVDVVTNGFVMLVSLIITRRLLTMVVIGVFAWGILVVNQVLPSGFIPLEDQGVIYGIIQTPPGSTLEYTNSKSHELQKICKEFEEITSVTSLAGYEILTEGRGSNAGTCLINLKPWAERKRTSKQLIEELEKRGQHISNVKLEFFEPPAVPGFGAAGGFSLCLLDKTNSGDYDAFSKVTEDFLKQLEARKELKGIFTFYANNYPQYEIVIDNDVAMQKGVTIADAMDNLSIVVGSTWEQGFVRFGQFYKVYVQSTPSQRRYPEDLQNMFVKNDEGEMVPYSAFMKIKKSQGMNEINRYNLYTTAIIQGAPATGYSSGQSIQAINEVAATLPHGFGIGWQGLSYDEANKGNTAIYIFGIVVLFVYLVLVGQYESFLLPLAVLISLPVGLFGSFLMLKGMGLSNDVYCQIGLVMLVGLLGKNAILIIEFAVQRRHEGLSLRDAGIEGAKLRFRPIAMTSFAFIAGLIPLVRATGPGAIGNRTIGTTAVGGMLMGTLIGVLVIPGLYYLFAKISDGKKLIKDEHDSPLSERFENPKEHLAGEHHGDEHGGEHAAH, from the coding sequence GTGTTCACCAAATTTCTGCATCGTCCTGCGCTAGCGATCGTTATTTCGTTGCTCATCCTGTTCATGGGTGGGCTTGCGATCACGTCGCTGCCGATTTCGCAGTTTCCCTCCGTCGCGCCTCCCAGCGTGGTGGTGTCGCTCTCGTTCCCTGGTGCGAGCGCGAAGATCCTCGTCGACTCGACGCTGGTGATTTTGGAACGTGCGATCAACGGCGTTCCCAACATGCGTTACATGACATCGGCTGCCACCAGCGCCGGTGAAGCAACGATCATGGTCACGTTCGAGCCGGGAACCGATCCCGACATCGCGGTCGTGAACGTCAACAATCGTCTGCAAGCGGTGAAAAATCAGCTGCCGCCGATCGTCGATCGCGAAGGCATCATCGTGATGCAAAACATGCCGTCGATGCTCATGTATGTGAACGTCTACAGCAAAGATCCCAAGATCGATCAGAACTTTCTCTACAACTACGTCTCGGTCAAGCTGCTGCCTGAAATCCAACGTACCCGCGGTGTGGGTCGCGCGCAAATTCTCGGTAACCGGGCCTACGCGATGCGCGTGGAACTCGACCTGGAACGGATGCGAGCTTACAACGTCTCGTCGGCCGACGTGATGGAGATGATCAAGAAGCAAAGTACCATCGGCTCGCCAGGCCGGTTGGGACAAGCGACGGGCACTACGTCGCAAACCATCGAATATGTGTTGACCTGGATCGGGCGCTATAACAAGCCCGAGCAGTACGAAAACATCATCTTGCGGGCCAACGAAAAGGGCGAAATCCTCCGCCTCCGCGATGTCGCCAAGATCACGCTCGGTTCTTCGTTCTACGATCTCTATTCCGACTTCGACGGCTATCCGTCAGCGTCGATCGTGCTCAAGCAAAGTCCCGGCTCGAACGCGGCCGACGTGATCAAGCAGGTCAAGAACAAGCTGAAAGTCTTCGAAAAGGAAGAGTTCCCGCCCGATATGTACTACGACGTCAGCTATGACGTCTCGAGCTTCCTCGATGCTTCGATCGAAAAGGTGCTTCACACTCTGTTCGAAGCGTTCATCCTGGTGTCGCTGGTGGTGTTTCTCTTCCTGGGAGACTTCCGCAGTACGCTCATTCCCACGCTCGCGGTTCCCGTTTCGCTCATTGGAACGTTCTTCTTCATGAGCATATTCGGGATGTCGATTAACCTGATTACGCTCTTCGCGCTCGTGCTCGCCATCGGCGTCGTCGTCGACGACGCCATCGTGGTGGTCGAAGCCGTGCACGAGAAGATGCACGCCAAACATTTATCGCCATACGCGGCGACTAGAGAAGTCGTCAGTGAAATCAGCGGCGCTATCATCGCCATCACGCTCGTGATGACCGCGGTGTTCATTCCCGTATGCTTCATGCCGGGTGCGGTGGGTGTGTTCTATCGCCAGTTCGCCCTCACCATGGCCATGTCGATCGTGCTCTCGGGTGTGGTGGCTTTGACGCTCACCCCCGTGCTCTGCGCGATGATCTTGAAGCCGCACACCAAGCATGCCTCGGAGAAGGGTTTGGTCGCGTGGCTCAACCGCATGATCAAGTCGATGTTTGGCAATGGTGCCAACGCGGCGCGAGCGGCGCTGGCGGTGATCCTGGGTATTCTCTGCGGCTATCTCGTTTACGAGTGCTTGCACGTCGAACTCATCCACGAAGTCGTGGGCGAACAGCTGCCGCTGACGCATCATGGTCACCCCGAAGCGTGGAACTCGACCGAAAAGGTCATCGGCCTGATCATGGCCATCCTCTTCGCACTCACGTTCCGCTCGATGTTTTCGGGCAGCGAGCCCGGCGAAGTGAAAGTCCGCGGTCCACTCGGCATCTTCCTGCATTACTTCAACTGGGGCGTCGACGTCGTCACCAACGGCTTCGTGATGCTCGTGAGCTTGATCATCACCCGCCGCTTGCTGACGATGGTCGTCATCGGCGTGTTTGCCTGGGGCATCTTGGTGGTCAACCAGGTTCTCCCCTCGGGCTTCATTCCGCTCGAAGATCAGGGCGTTATCTACGGGATTATTCAAACTCCTCCCGGTTCGACGCTCGAATACACCAACTCCAAGTCGCATGAACTGCAGAAGATCTGCAAAGAGTTCGAAGAGATCACGTCCGTCACTTCGCTCGCCGGTTACGAAATTCTGACCGAAGGCCGCGGTTCCAACGCCGGTACATGCCTCATCAACTTGAAGCCCTGGGCCGAGCGCAAACGGACCTCGAAGCAGCTCATCGAAGAGCTCGAAAAGCGGGGCCAGCACATCTCGAACGTGAAGCTCGAGTTTTTCGAACCGCCAGCCGTGCCGGGCTTCGGTGCTGCCGGTGGTTTCTCGCTCTGCTTGCTCGATAAAACGAACAGCGGCGATTACGACGCTTTCTCCAAGGTCACCGAAGACTTCTTGAAGCAGCTCGAAGCGCGCAAAGAACTGAAGGGTATTTTCACCTTCTATGCCAATAACTATCCGCAGTACGAGATCGTCATCGACAACGACGTCGCCATGCAGAAGGGCGTGACCATCGCCGATGCGATGGACAATCTCTCGATCGTCGTTGGTAGCACGTGGGAGCAAGGCTTCGTCCGCTTCGGTCAGTTCTACAAGGTGTACGTGCAATCGACGCCGTCACAACGACGTTATCCCGAAGACTTGCAGAACATGTTCGTGAAGAACGACGAGGGAGAAATGGTTCCCTACTCGGCGTTCATGAAGATCAAGAAGTCGCAGGGTATGAACGAAATCAATCGTTACAACCTGTACACGACCGCCATCATCCAGGGCGCTCCCGCCACGGGCTACAGCAGCGGTCAATCCATTCAAGCCATCAACGAAGTCGCTGCCACGTTGCCGCACGGCTTCGGCATTGGTTGGCAAGGTCTGTCGTACGACGAAGCCAACAAGGGTAACACGGCGATCTACATCTTCGGCATCGTGGTGCTCTTCGTGTACCTGGTGCTCGTCGGCCAGTACGAAAGCTTCCTGCTGCCGCTGGCAGTGCTCATTTCGCTGCCGGTCGGTTTGTTCGGCTCGTTCCTCATGTTGAAGGGGATGGGTCTATCGAACGATGTGTATTGCCAGATCGGTCTCGTCATGCTCGTGGGTCTGCTCGGTAAGAACGCGATTCTGATCATCGAGTTCGCCGTGCAACGACGCCATGAAGGTTTGAGTCTGCGAGATGCGGGCATCGAAGGAGCCAAGCTCCGGTTCCGCCCGATTGCGATGACATCGTTCGCGTTCATCGCCGGTCTGATTCCGCTCGTGCGAGCCACCGGCCCTGGCGCCATCGGCAACCGCACCATCGGTACGACGGCGGTGGGTGGCATGTTGATGGGTACACTCATCGGCGTGCTCGTCATTCCTGGTTTGTATTACCTGTTCGCTAAAATTTCGGACGGCAAGAAGCTCATTAAGGATGAGCACGACTCGCCGCTGAGCGAGCGATTCGAAAATCCGAAAGAGCACCTCGCCGGTGAACATCATGGCGACGAACATGGCGGCGAACACGCTGCCCACTAG